A stretch of DNA from Ricinus communis isolate WT05 ecotype wild-type chromosome 4, ASM1957865v1, whole genome shotgun sequence:
AAGACATGGCCATTTATAAAAATGGCACTTCAGACAGCAAGTGGAACAGCGAGTGTAGCGACGATCAGCGAATAAAAGTGAGATGGGTAATAAATCACATGTGATAGTTGTGCCCTTCCCAGCACAAGGCCATGTTGCTCCCCTCATGAAGTTGGCTTACAGCCTTGCTGACCATGGCATCAAGGTCACATTTATCAACACAGAGTCCATACACATGAGAATTATGTCTGCAATGCCAGAGGAGTTCGCGGAGCAGTGTCCAATAAGTCTAGTTTCAATTCCTGAAGGGTTGGAGTCTAAACCTGATGAACAAGATAAAGAAGAAGCAGTAGAGATTGCACCAAGGTCTACGCGGGTTCATCTGCAAAATTTGATCCAAAATATAAATCAGGTGAACAATGATGTGAAAGTAACACATGTTGTTGCTGATATAGCAAATGGGTGGGTGCTGGAAGTAGCTAAGAAATTGTTCATTAAGCCTGTTGCATTTGTACCTTATGGACTAGGAAACTTGGCATTCATATTGCACGCTCCTAAGCTTATCGAGGCTGGAATCATAGATGTTGATGGTAAATTTGTCGATGAAATTATGCCTATCCTACGgacttatttttcttcttttttttctctgtgTGGAAAATGTGGTATTTATCTTTGACGGAATATCTGCAATTCACTGCAGGAATTCCAATTAAAAGAGAGCCGATTTGTCTATCCAAGGAAATTCCTGCCTGGAATATAGATGAACTCACTTGGAGCATCCAAGGCGATTCAGAGGAACAGAAATTCGTCTTCAGGAATTTTGTCAAAACCACAGGGGAATACGTCAGAATTTCTGATTCCCTTATTGtcaattctttttatgaaCTTGAATCATCGGTTTCTAACTTGCTTCCCAACATCTTACCCATCGGTCCATTGATTGCAAATGCTCGCTTGGGAACTTTCTCTGGAAATTTATGGCCTGAGGACTCAACTACCTTAAGCTGGCTCGATAAACAACCTGCACGCTCTGTCATTTATGCTGCATTTGGCAGCACACTTGTCTGCAACCAGCAACAATTTAATGAACTTGCACTTGGCCTTGAGATGACAGGCCAACCATTTTTGTGGGTTGTTAGATCAGATTTTATGAAAGGAGATATTGCAGAATACCCTGATGGATTCATGGAAAGAAATGAAAGTCATGGAAAGATAGTCAAATGGGCTCCTCAGGAAAAGGTGTTAGCTCATCCTTCCACTGCATGTTACTTTTCTCATTGTGGATGGAATTCAACAATGGAAGGTGTAACCAATGGGGTGCCATTTCTATGTTGGCCTTACTGTGTAGATCAATTTCATAACAGGGATTACATTTGTGAAGCTTGGAAGGTTGGCCTAAGAGTAATGCCAAATGAAAATGGGATTGTAAGTAGAcatgaaatcaaaaccaagATTGAGAAATTGCTCTCTAATAAGGATATAAAAGCCAATTCTTTGAAACTGAAAGAAATGACCAGAAAGAGCATTAGTGAAGGTGGtgttgggttttttttttctttctttgtt
This window harbors:
- the LOC8284455 gene encoding UDP-glycosyltransferase 83A1 isoform X1, which translates into the protein MGNKSHVIVVPFPAQGHVAPLMKLAYSLADHGIKVTFINTESIHMRIMSAMPEEFAEQCPISLVSIPEGLESKPDEQDKEEAVEIAPRSTRVHLQNLIQNINQVNNDVKVTHVVADIANGWVLEVAKKLFIKPVAFVPYGLGNLAFILHAPKLIEAGIIDVDGIPIKREPICLSKEIPAWNIDELTWSIQGDSEEQKFVFRNFVKTTGEYVRISDSLIVNSFYELESSVSNLLPNILPIGPLIANARLGTFSGNLWPEDSTTLSWLDKQPARSVIYAAFGSTLVCNQQQFNELALGLEMTGQPFLWVVRSDFMKGDIAEYPDGFMERNESHGKIVKWAPQEKVLAHPSTACYFSHCGWNSTMEGVTNGVPFLCWPYCVDQFHNRDYICEAWKVGLRVMPNENGIVSRHEIKTKIEKLLSNKDIKANSLKLKEMTRKSISEGGSSFKNFISFAEQMKQ
- the LOC8284455 gene encoding UDP-glycosyltransferase 83A1 isoform X2, producing the protein MGNKSHVIVVPFPAQGHVAPLMKLAYSLADHGIKVTFINTESIHMRIMSAMPEEFAEQCPISLVSIPEGLESKPDEQDKEEAVEIAPRSTRVHLQNLIQNINQVNNDVKVTHVVADIANGWVLEVAKKLFIKPVAFVPYGLGNLAFILHAPKLIEAGIIDVDGIPIKREPICLSKEIPAWNIDELTWSIQGDSEEQKFVFRNFVKTTGEYVRISDSLIVNSFYELESSVSNLLPNILPIGPLIANARLGTFSGNLWPEDSTTLSWLDKQPARSVIYAAFGSTLVCNQQQFNELALGLEMTGQPFLWVVRSDFMKGDIAEYPDGFMERNESHGKIVKWAPQEKVLAHPSTACYFSHCGWNSTMEGVTNGVPFLCWPYCVDQFHNRDYICEAWKVGLRVMPNENGIVSRHEIKTKIEKLLSNKDIKANSLKLKEMTRKSISEGGSFFQEFH